The following are from one region of the Cloacibacterium normanense genome:
- a CDS encoding alpha/beta fold hydrolase, which produces MQILHSKIYGQEKKGTPLLVFHGLFGMLDNWGSFGKEFGELFPTHLIDLRNHGKSFHSDEMNHQVLADDILNYMNFHGIEKANLLGHSLGGKAVMTFAISYPEKVEKLIVADIAPKAYPPHHQGIIKALQSVNFDEVKSRQDVENVLSQYIPEKFVIQFLTKNLYWTEDKKLNWRFNINTLAEKYNDFVANAIKFGKFEGETLFLAGAKSHYILPQDELLMRQQFPKYQLVSIANAGHWLQAENPKDFNQAVKEFLT; this is translated from the coding sequence ATGCAAATTTTACATTCAAAAATATACGGACAAGAAAAAAAAGGAACGCCATTGCTTGTCTTTCATGGACTTTTCGGGATGCTAGATAATTGGGGAAGTTTCGGAAAAGAGTTTGGAGAATTGTTTCCAACTCATTTAATTGACTTGAGAAATCACGGGAAAAGTTTCCATTCAGATGAGATGAATCATCAAGTTTTGGCAGATGACATTCTCAATTATATGAACTTTCACGGCATTGAAAAAGCCAATCTTCTCGGGCATTCTCTCGGTGGAAAAGCGGTGATGACTTTCGCAATTTCTTATCCTGAAAAAGTTGAAAAACTGATTGTAGCAGATATTGCTCCGAAAGCGTATCCTCCACATCATCAAGGAATTATCAAAGCGCTTCAATCGGTAAATTTTGATGAAGTAAAATCAAGACAAGACGTAGAAAATGTTTTATCTCAGTATATTCCAGAGAAATTTGTAATTCAGTTTTTGACTAAAAACTTGTATTGGACGGAAGATAAAAAACTCAATTGGCGTTTTAATATCAATACTTTGGCAGAAAAATACAATGATTTCGTTGCCAATGCCATAAAATTTGGAAAATTCGAGGGCGAAACCTTGTTTTTAGCAGGTGCAAAATCTCATTATATTCTTCCGCAAGATGAATTATTGATGCGCCAACAATTCCCGAAATATCAATTGGTTTCTATTGCTAATGCAGGACACTGGCTTCAAGCCGAAAATCCAAAAGATTTCAATCAAGCGGTAAAAGAGTTTTTGACTTAA
- the mvaD gene encoding diphosphomevalonate decarboxylase, which translates to MENQFLGNQHFNISNQVVSATCPSNIALIKYWGKYANQIPANPSISYTLNHCNTQTSMEIFADEPFSVQTFLAGNEEVKFAEKIEKYFKNIEQYLPWILKGKYIIKTENTFPHSSGIASSASGFGAIASCLMELDKVFTNTEIDVKKTSFLARLGSGSACRSLYNGLVVWGKTDEVEGSSDLYAVKYPDEEIHPIFKNFNDWVLLIHEGEKSVSSTVGHGLMNTNPYAERRFQEARDNFVPLKEILKTGNLEKFITLVEHEALTLHAMMMMSEPAFILMKTGTLEVINKLWNFRKETGHPLFFTLDAGANVHLLFPENENTTVIKDFISAELLPHTQKGGVVKDVMRF; encoded by the coding sequence ATGGAAAATCAATTTTTAGGAAATCAACATTTCAATATATCTAATCAAGTTGTTTCTGCAACTTGTCCATCCAACATTGCGTTAATCAAATATTGGGGAAAATATGCCAACCAAATTCCTGCAAATCCGAGTATTTCATATACTTTGAATCATTGCAATACCCAAACTTCAATGGAGATTTTTGCTGATGAACCTTTTTCTGTTCAGACTTTTTTGGCAGGAAATGAAGAAGTGAAATTTGCAGAAAAAATCGAAAAATATTTTAAAAATATTGAACAATATTTGCCTTGGATTCTCAAAGGGAAATACATTATTAAAACCGAAAATACATTTCCGCACAGTTCAGGAATTGCAAGCTCTGCTTCTGGTTTTGGAGCGATTGCAAGTTGTTTGATGGAGTTGGATAAAGTATTTACCAATACAGAAATTGATGTAAAGAAAACCTCTTTTTTAGCGCGTTTAGGAAGCGGAAGTGCTTGCAGAAGTTTGTACAACGGACTTGTAGTTTGGGGAAAAACGGATGAAGTAGAAGGTAGTTCTGATTTATACGCTGTAAAATATCCTGATGAGGAAATTCATCCGATTTTTAAGAATTTCAATGATTGGGTTTTACTTATTCACGAAGGCGAAAAATCGGTGAGTTCTACAGTTGGTCACGGTTTGATGAATACAAATCCTTACGCAGAAAGACGTTTCCAAGAGGCGAGAGATAATTTTGTTCCTCTGAAGGAAATTCTGAAAACGGGAAATCTTGAAAAATTTATTACGTTGGTAGAACACGAAGCATTAACGCTTCATGCGATGATGATGATGAGCGAACCGGCTTTTATTTTAATGAAAACGGGAACACTAGAAGTCATTAATAAACTCTGGAATTTCCGAAAAGAAACAGGCCATCCATTATTTTTTACGCTAGATGCAGGAGCAAATGTTCATTTGCTTTTTCCAGAAAACGAAAACACAACAGTTATAAAAGATTTTATCTCTGCAGAATTATTGCCTCATACCCAAAAAGGAGGAGTAGTAAAAGATGTGATGAGGTTTTAA
- a CDS encoding NAD-dependent epimerase/dehydratase family protein, with product MILVTGATGILGRVIVLELLKRGKTVRATKRKSSNLQEVRKSFQFYTETPNEYFDSIEWIEVDFEDIHSLQNALNGVEEVYHCAAKVSFHPKDEKKMYQTNIEGTKQLLFACQNSSVKKFLFVSSIAVLDGLNENGELDESSDFNPKIDHSAYAISKHFSEMEVWRASAEGLNTVIVNPGLIIGSGNWKESSGTLFMEFEKNDYTFSGGTSYVDVRDVAQISIELMEKNIFGERFILISENKKYQDVANFIKQKLGKPTVKIVPNNLLKVGVFLNTILGWLISPLKMANKVNVQSVTEFNKISNKKIKDKLNYQFITVEESLAFHLENYLKRKEVGS from the coding sequence ATGATATTAGTTACAGGTGCAACAGGAATTCTCGGAAGAGTAATCGTTTTAGAACTGCTAAAACGTGGCAAAACAGTACGCGCTACAAAAAGAAAATCCAGCAATCTGCAGGAGGTTAGAAAATCATTTCAATTTTATACAGAAACTCCTAATGAATATTTTGATTCCATAGAATGGATAGAAGTAGATTTCGAGGATATTCATTCGCTACAAAACGCCTTAAATGGAGTAGAAGAGGTTTATCATTGTGCCGCTAAAGTGAGTTTTCATCCTAAAGATGAAAAAAAAATGTATCAAACTAATATTGAAGGCACCAAACAACTTCTATTTGCTTGTCAAAATTCTTCGGTGAAGAAATTCCTTTTTGTAAGTTCTATCGCGGTTTTAGATGGATTGAATGAAAACGGAGAATTAGACGAAAGTTCTGATTTTAACCCGAAAATCGACCATTCTGCGTATGCAATTTCTAAACATTTTTCGGAAATGGAAGTTTGGAGAGCTTCAGCAGAAGGTTTAAACACGGTAATTGTAAATCCTGGTTTAATTATAGGTTCTGGCAATTGGAAAGAAAGCAGCGGAACCCTCTTTATGGAGTTTGAAAAAAATGATTATACATTTTCTGGAGGAACTTCTTACGTAGATGTTCGAGATGTGGCTCAGATTTCCATTGAATTGATGGAAAAAAATATTTTTGGCGAAAGATTTATCTTAATTTCTGAAAATAAAAAATACCAAGACGTTGCCAATTTTATCAAACAAAAACTAGGAAAACCAACCGTTAAAATTGTTCCAAATAATTTATTAAAAGTTGGCGTTTTCTTGAATACGATTTTAGGTTGGCTTATTTCTCCGCTCAAAATGGCGAATAAAGTAAACGTACAATCGGTTACCGAATTCAATAAAATATCAAATAAAAAAATAAAAGATAAGCTTAATTATCAATTCATTACTGTGGAAGAAAGTTTAGCTTTTCATTTAGAAAATTATTTAAAGAGAAAGGAAGTAGGGAGTTAG
- a CDS encoding ArnT family glycosyltransferase encodes MSEILKNPHKKFYFFLILITLVNLLQAYFTEITLDEAYYFQYARELDWGYYDHPPMVALVIKISQLFFDGNLGVRFLTVLLFSGNLFLIWKYLLPQDKASYVNEFIILSLGLVMMNAYSFITTPDVPLLFFGTIFFILYKRFTEKQNFWNAVLLGISVALLFYSKYQAVLLVFFVVISNLKMLTKPYIYLAGIVTSLLMIPHLMWHIQHDFPTFQYHLVDRSEKFKIKYFLEYLPNQFAVFNPFILVPFVILLFKNKYQNLQEKAYYFVSVGFLVFFALTSLRGHVEPHWTVIASIPMVILFLQFIKEKPSWQKYARTIVLGSLVLVFTTRVLLLTDLLPKKLEFTGKEQKYKALAEKIGKTPVLFTGSFQSTSLYNYFTGNESSTLGSLNVKKTQFDIWKREQNYFGKRVFVEKPNTPRSQKIIDENNINFNGFYVEHFQTPNRLKIEFELPSEQLKNNQIIPITIYNLTKNAVDFNHPEIPVTITAVFLAHRETTDIPTEIEKMPTVLKPGESFKTQIKINTQNLKAGDYNFGITTNCILGNAYNSKFVKATVN; translated from the coding sequence ATGTCTGAAATTCTAAAAAATCCACATAAAAAATTTTATTTCTTTTTAATTCTCATCACTTTGGTGAATCTTTTACAGGCATATTTTACTGAAATCACTTTAGACGAAGCCTATTACTTTCAATATGCTAGAGAATTAGACTGGGGATATTATGACCATCCACCGATGGTTGCATTGGTCATTAAGATTTCGCAGCTCTTTTTTGATGGAAATCTGGGAGTAAGATTTTTAACCGTTTTATTATTTTCTGGAAATTTATTTCTCATTTGGAAATACCTTTTGCCTCAAGATAAAGCCTCTTATGTAAATGAATTTATCATTCTATCACTAGGCTTAGTCATGATGAATGCTTATTCCTTCATCACCACGCCAGATGTTCCTTTGCTATTTTTCGGGACAATATTTTTTATTTTGTATAAAAGATTTACCGAAAAACAAAATTTCTGGAACGCAGTTTTATTAGGAATTTCTGTAGCATTGCTTTTTTACAGTAAATATCAAGCGGTTTTATTGGTGTTTTTCGTGGTGATTTCTAACTTAAAAATGCTGACAAAACCTTACATTTATCTTGCAGGAATTGTAACTTCTCTATTGATGATTCCGCATTTAATGTGGCATATTCAGCATGATTTCCCGACGTTTCAATATCATTTAGTAGACCGTTCAGAAAAGTTTAAAATCAAATATTTCCTAGAATATCTACCGAATCAGTTTGCGGTTTTCAATCCGTTTATTTTAGTTCCTTTTGTGATTTTACTTTTTAAAAATAAATACCAAAATCTTCAAGAAAAAGCCTATTATTTTGTAAGTGTAGGTTTCTTGGTTTTCTTTGCTTTAACCAGTCTTAGAGGACATGTAGAACCACACTGGACAGTTATTGCATCTATTCCTATGGTGATTTTATTTTTACAATTTATCAAAGAAAAACCATCTTGGCAAAAATATGCGCGCACTATCGTTTTAGGTTCACTGGTTTTGGTTTTCACCACCAGAGTTTTATTGCTCACAGACCTTTTACCTAAAAAACTAGAATTCACAGGTAAAGAACAGAAATACAAAGCTTTAGCTGAAAAAATAGGAAAAACTCCCGTTTTATTTACTGGTTCATTCCAATCGACTTCTTTGTACAACTATTTTACAGGAAATGAATCTTCAACTCTAGGTTCTTTAAATGTGAAAAAAACACAATTTGACATTTGGAAAAGAGAACAAAACTATTTTGGAAAAAGAGTTTTTGTAGAAAAACCAAACACACCAAGATCTCAAAAAATCATTGATGAAAACAATATTAATTTCAATGGTTTTTATGTAGAACATTTCCAAACGCCCAACCGATTAAAAATAGAATTTGAGCTTCCTTCCGAACAACTCAAAAACAATCAAATTATCCCGATTACGATTTATAATCTTACCAAAAATGCTGTTGATTTCAATCATCCTGAAATTCCAGTGACCATTACTGCTGTATTTTTGGCGCATAGAGAAACAACGGATATTCCTACAGAAATTGAAAAAATGCCAACCGTTTTAAAACCTGGCGAAAGTTTCAAAACTCAGATTAAAATCAACACGCAAAACCTAAAAGCTGGCGATTACAATTTCGGCATTACCACCAATTGTATTTTGGGAAATGCTTATAATTCGAAATTTGTAAAAGCAACGGTAAATTAA
- a CDS encoding TonB-dependent receptor, which produces MKKIFTTIFLCAGLFIYAQTGTVSGNINDNSKIALPGAKITLSPGNIYTVSDEYGNFVFLNVPAGKYTMKVDYIGYGSREYELVVDAEKNTKQNIVFDKKEVTIKEVKLTGFNLQNQARALNKQKSNANITNVISADQIGKFPDSNIGDALKRVPGVTMQNDQGEARDIIIRGLAPELNSVTINGSRIPSAEGDNRKVQMDLIPSDMIQIVEVNKTLTSDQDADAIGGSVDLITRSASAKERISLSTASGYNPIREKALYNTSFVYSNRFLNNKLGMVLNGSYNNNDYGSDNVEAVWAKDDAGNVYIEEMDIRKYDVKRERKSVGADLDFKFNDKNKIRFSAMYNWRDDWENRYRLRYSSIVPVYSDAAKTIISGFTGRAGYQTKGGVNNNLNDNTRLERQIMQNYAVNGEHVLGSKLEMNWGASYSKAEEQRPDERYIHYRVSGVSFDKNFDSPEEPLLKPTTPVALNKLKLQDLTDQNGFTYEEEITARFNFRLPFSIIEGQKGRLRLGAKTRLKTKERDNDFFSYKPTGSNMNTMDQTDLVFWGGEKFNPNSKYSPGYFVSNQYLGNLDLHNPSLFKKSEKPSEFLFANYSADEKIYAGYVRWDQNFTDQLSMIAGVRVENTHTNYTGNVVEDEEKLTATRGIKNDYTNFLPSLAFKYSPTTNIVVRAAYSTALARPSYYKLSPFVGIIPDDRDITAGNPDLKSSFAHNFDLMGEYYFKSVGLLSVGGFYKKINDFIYDYRDQNFTYDKFSELFPDLPNSLVPGQNYTLLYPKNGESVNVYGFEVALQRQLDFLPGFLKNFGVYVNYTYTKSEAKGIYNADGDLRKGLMLPGTAPHMFNSSLSWENKRFSARISLNHTAAYLDELGGGDFEDRYYDKQTFLDANASYSINDWLRFFVEANNLTNQPLRYYQGVSARTMQMEYYKPRFTAGLKFDF; this is translated from the coding sequence ATGAAAAAAATCTTTACTACTATTTTTTTGTGTGCAGGATTGTTTATTTATGCACAAACTGGAACCGTTTCTGGTAATATTAATGATAATTCTAAAATTGCACTTCCAGGTGCTAAAATTACCTTATCTCCAGGAAATATATATACCGTTTCAGATGAATACGGAAATTTTGTTTTCCTAAATGTACCAGCAGGGAAATATACCATGAAGGTTGACTACATTGGTTACGGAAGTAGAGAATACGAATTGGTGGTAGATGCAGAAAAAAACACAAAACAAAACATTGTTTTTGATAAAAAGGAAGTTACAATAAAAGAAGTAAAATTGACTGGTTTTAACTTGCAAAATCAAGCAAGAGCATTGAATAAGCAAAAAAGTAATGCTAATATTACCAATGTAATTTCGGCCGATCAAATTGGTAAATTTCCTGATTCTAATATAGGAGATGCCCTAAAAAGAGTACCTGGTGTAACGATGCAAAATGATCAAGGTGAAGCTAGAGACATTATCATCAGAGGTTTAGCTCCAGAGTTGAATTCTGTAACCATTAACGGAAGTAGAATACCTTCTGCAGAAGGAGACAACAGAAAAGTACAAATGGATCTTATTCCTTCGGATATGATACAAATTGTAGAAGTAAATAAAACCCTTACTTCTGACCAAGATGCTGATGCTATTGGAGGTTCTGTGGATTTAATTACAAGAAGTGCTTCTGCCAAAGAGAGAATATCGCTTTCTACTGCATCTGGTTATAATCCGATTAGAGAAAAAGCACTTTACAATACCAGTTTTGTATACAGCAACCGATTTTTGAATAATAAATTAGGAATGGTTCTTAATGGGTCTTATAATAATAACGATTATGGTTCTGATAATGTAGAAGCTGTTTGGGCAAAAGATGATGCAGGAAATGTATATATTGAAGAAATGGACATCAGAAAATATGATGTAAAAAGAGAAAGAAAAAGTGTAGGAGCAGATTTGGATTTTAAATTTAATGACAAAAACAAAATTCGTTTTTCAGCCATGTATAACTGGAGAGATGACTGGGAAAACAGATATAGATTAAGATACAGTAGCATAGTACCTGTGTATTCTGATGCAGCAAAAACCATTATTTCTGGATTTACTGGTAGAGCAGGTTATCAAACCAAAGGAGGGGTTAATAACAACCTTAATGATAATACAAGATTAGAAAGACAGATTATGCAAAACTATGCTGTAAATGGCGAACACGTTTTGGGGAGTAAATTAGAAATGAATTGGGGCGCATCTTACTCTAAAGCTGAAGAACAAAGACCAGACGAAAGATACATTCATTACAGAGTAAGTGGTGTTTCTTTTGATAAAAATTTTGATTCTCCAGAAGAACCACTTCTAAAACCAACCACTCCAGTTGCGCTTAATAAATTAAAATTACAAGATCTAACAGACCAAAATGGTTTTACTTATGAGGAAGAAATTACAGCTAGATTTAATTTTAGATTACCATTTTCTATTATCGAAGGGCAAAAAGGAAGATTAAGACTTGGAGCTAAAACCAGATTAAAAACCAAAGAAAGAGACAATGATTTCTTCTCTTACAAACCTACAGGTTCTAACATGAATACAATGGACCAAACTGACTTGGTTTTTTGGGGAGGAGAAAAATTTAATCCGAATTCTAAGTACAGTCCAGGATATTTTGTATCTAATCAATATTTAGGAAATTTAGACTTACATAATCCTTCATTATTTAAGAAAAGCGAAAAGCCTTCAGAATTTCTTTTTGCAAATTACTCAGCAGACGAAAAAATCTATGCAGGTTATGTAAGATGGGATCAAAATTTCACAGATCAACTATCTATGATTGCAGGGGTAAGAGTAGAGAATACCCATACCAATTATACTGGAAACGTGGTAGAAGACGAAGAAAAACTAACAGCAACCAGAGGAATAAAAAATGATTATACCAACTTTTTACCAAGCTTAGCCTTCAAGTATTCCCCTACAACCAATATTGTTGTTAGAGCGGCCTATTCTACGGCATTGGCTAGACCTAGTTATTACAAATTATCCCCTTTCGTTGGTATTATTCCAGATGACAGAGACATTACTGCTGGGAATCCAGATTTGAAATCATCATTTGCTCATAACTTTGATCTCATGGGAGAATATTATTTCAAATCAGTAGGTTTACTTTCGGTAGGCGGATTTTATAAAAAAATCAATGATTTTATCTATGATTATAGAGACCAAAATTTTACCTACGACAAATTCTCAGAATTGTTTCCAGACTTACCAAATTCATTAGTCCCAGGTCAAAATTACACCCTTCTATATCCTAAAAACGGAGAAAGTGTAAATGTATATGGTTTTGAAGTTGCGCTACAAAGACAACTAGATTTCTTACCTGGTTTTTTAAAGAATTTTGGAGTATATGTTAACTATACTTACACCAAATCTGAAGCCAAAGGAATTTACAATGCAGATGGAGATTTAAGAAAAGGTCTTATGTTGCCAGGGACAGCACCACATATGTTTAATTCTTCACTTTCTTGGGAAAACAAAAGATTTTCTGCCAGAATATCGCTTAATCATACTGCAGCTTATCTAGATGAGTTAGGAGGAGGTGATTTTGAAGATAGATATTATGACAAACAAACTTTTTTAGATGCAAATGCTTCTTATTCTATTAATGATTGGTTAAGATTCTTTGTTGAAGCCAATAATTTGACCAACCAACCGTTAAGATATTACCAAGGGGTATCTGCTAGAACTATGCAAATGGAATATTACAAACCAAGGTTTACAGCTGGTTTAAAGTTTGATTTTTAA
- a CDS encoding alpha/beta fold hydrolase, protein MQILHSKIYGQEKSGTPLLVFHGLFGMLDNWGSFGKEFGELFPTHLIDLRNHGKSFHSEEMNHQVLADDILNYMNFHGIEKANLLGHSLGGKAVMTFAISYPEKVEKLIVADIAPKAYPPHHQGIIKALQSVNFDEVKSRQDVENVLAQYIPEKFVIQFLTKNLYWTEDKKLNWRFNLHTLAEKYTEFVSNAIKFGKFEGETLFIAGAKSNYILPQDELLIRQQFPKYQLVTIENSGHWVQAQNPKDFNFAVKEFLSQ, encoded by the coding sequence ATGCAAATTTTACATTCAAAAATATACGGACAAGAAAAATCTGGAACGCCATTGCTCGTTTTTCATGGACTTTTCGGGATGTTAGACAATTGGGGAAGTTTCGGAAAAGAGTTTGGAGAATTGTTTCCAACTCATTTGATTGATTTGAGAAATCACGGAAAAAGTTTTCATTCAGAAGAGATGAATCATCAAGTTTTGGCAGATGACATTCTCAATTATATGAACTTTCACGGCATTGAAAAAGCCAATCTTCTCGGGCATTCTCTTGGCGGAAAAGCAGTGATGACTTTCGCCATTTCTTATCCTGAAAAAGTAGAAAAACTCATTGTTGCAGACATTGCTCCAAAAGCATATCCTCCTCATCATCAAGGAATTATAAAAGCACTTCAATCTGTAAATTTCGATGAAGTAAAATCAAGACAAGACGTGGAAAACGTTTTGGCTCAGTACATTCCAGAGAAATTTGTAATTCAGTTTTTGACTAAAAATTTGTATTGGACGGAAGATAAAAAACTCAATTGGCGTTTCAATCTCCATACTTTGGCAGAAAAATACACAGAATTTGTTTCGAATGCGATAAAATTTGGGAAATTTGAAGGCGAAACATTGTTTATTGCAGGTGCAAAATCGAATTATATTCTTCCACAAGATGAATTATTGATACGTCAACAATTTCCTAAATATCAATTGGTTACCATAGAAAATTCGGGGCATTGGGTACAAGCACAAAACCCGAAAGATTTTAATTTTGCGGTCAAAGAATTTCTATCTCAATAA
- a CDS encoding phytase, with protein MKFLKNIAYLSLVIILASCSSVGSGLNNDKLKPIYITEKVNFDTDDPAIWIHPTDASKSIIIGTDKDTNGGLFAFDITGKIVNKVPNLKRPNNVDLRYGFVLNGQNIDIAALTERETNKVKLYSLPELKEVGEFSVFDGEQQRSPMGISLYKNPETQEIYAIVGRKTGPSGSYLWQYKLVEKEGKITGELVRKFGNFNGGKEIESIAVDDALGYIYYSDEGFAVHQYYADPNKGNDELLLFGKGDFKEDIEGISIYPTSEKTGYILVSNQQANMFNVYLRENPAKGRIAEIPVSTLESDGSDVSAVNLNAQFPKGIFVAMTNGKVFHIYDWRDLEAKINSTK; from the coding sequence ATGAAATTTTTAAAGAATATAGCCTATTTATCATTAGTTATCATTTTAGCTAGTTGTTCATCAGTTGGCTCAGGATTAAATAATGACAAGTTAAAACCAATATATATTACTGAAAAAGTAAATTTTGACACCGATGATCCTGCCATTTGGATTCACCCAACAGACGCCTCCAAAAGCATCATCATAGGAACAGATAAAGACACTAATGGCGGCCTTTTTGCCTTTGATATCACCGGTAAAATTGTGAATAAAGTACCAAATCTAAAGCGCCCAAACAATGTAGATTTGCGCTACGGATTTGTTTTAAATGGTCAAAATATTGATATTGCCGCTCTTACCGAAAGAGAAACCAACAAGGTGAAACTATATAGTCTTCCAGAATTAAAAGAAGTAGGAGAATTTAGTGTTTTTGACGGCGAACAGCAAAGAAGTCCAATGGGAATTTCTCTGTATAAAAATCCTGAAACCCAAGAAATATATGCCATAGTTGGTAGAAAAACTGGTCCATCAGGAAGCTATCTTTGGCAATATAAATTGGTAGAAAAAGAAGGGAAAATTACTGGAGAATTGGTAAGAAAATTCGGAAATTTCAATGGAGGTAAAGAAATAGAGAGTATTGCTGTAGATGATGCTTTAGGATATATTTATTATTCTGATGAAGGTTTTGCGGTACATCAATACTATGCTGACCCTAATAAAGGAAATGATGAACTTTTGCTTTTCGGAAAGGGAGATTTCAAAGAAGATATAGAAGGAATTTCTATCTATCCCACTTCAGAAAAGACTGGCTATATTTTGGTTTCTAATCAGCAAGCCAATATGTTTAATGTTTATTTAAGGGAAAACCCTGCAAAAGGAAGGATAGCCGAAATACCAGTTTCTACCTTAGAAAGTGATGGTTCAGATGTTAGTGCGGTCAATCTCAATGCTCAATTTCCAAAGGGAATTTTTGTAGCAATGACCAATGGCAAGGTCTTCCATATCTATGATTGGAGAGACCTAGAAGCTAAAATTAATTCTACAAAATAA